In the bacterium genome, one interval contains:
- the polA gene encoding DNA polymerase I, translating into MSGPRPRLVLVDGSSYVYRAFHALPPLTGPSGLPTHAVYGFTTMLLKLLNDAKPDYLAVVFDAARKTFRDEIYADYKAHRPAMPSDLAAQLPDILRVVSALRVPTLRVEGVEADDVIATLLTRFAADDLEAVVVTADKDLMQLVGPTVRLWDTMRDRWIDVAAVQARFGVAPAQVGDVIALMGDASDNIPGVTGIGEKTATALVRAFGSVEGVLDHLEAVAQLPLRGAKAVAARLSAEADAARLSKRLVQVRHDVPLSVALEDLRARSPDVDAARALFTELGFESLLRQLAAEAPALTVDLRRLESAGEVAAFFAEAGRAGWVGLSTLCAAGPPATTPAGELVMSAGAGGAVRVPLGPAETLAVARAGLATPGMETLGHDLKRDLLALAAAGLPLPGRLFDVAIAAALVDVTAAPTLERLAADLLGERPPPYRDGPDGAAAGVTLLRPLAERLRKQLAAGELTRLLDEVEMPLVRVLAAMERRGMLVDVEHLRRLGAEYGERMDALLHDIHALAGGEFNINSPPQLRTILFERLQLSTKGVKRGKTGLSTDVDVLTRLAAQHPLPAKILDYRALSKLKSTYLDALPEAVNPATGRLHTSFNQTGAATGRLSSSEPNLQNIPIRGEEGRRIRAAFVAPPGSVLIAADYSQIELRILAHLSGDPALIDAFASGQDIHTRTAAEVFNVLPGLVSADQRRAAKVINFGILYGMGPQRLAGELGIPLAEAQGYIASYFARYAAVRQFMEGVVASARACGHATTILGRRRAIPELRSRERSVAQAAERVAANTPIQGSAADLIKLAMVRIDRRLAEEEVAGGMILQVHDELLLEVTEEDRERTAAVVREEMEGVMTLAVPLRVDLGVGHNWAEAH; encoded by the coding sequence ATGTCCGGACCTCGCCCGCGTCTCGTGTTGGTGGACGGCAGCTCCTACGTCTACCGTGCGTTCCACGCCCTGCCGCCGCTGACCGGCCCCTCGGGCCTTCCCACGCATGCCGTCTACGGCTTCACGACGATGTTGCTGAAGCTGCTGAACGACGCCAAGCCGGACTACCTGGCAGTGGTCTTCGACGCGGCGCGTAAGACGTTTCGCGACGAGATCTACGCCGACTACAAGGCCCACCGGCCGGCAATGCCGAGTGATCTCGCGGCCCAGTTGCCGGACATCCTGCGTGTCGTCAGCGCGCTGCGCGTCCCCACCCTGCGGGTCGAGGGGGTCGAAGCGGACGATGTCATCGCGACGCTGCTGACCCGGTTTGCCGCCGACGACCTGGAGGCGGTGGTGGTGACGGCCGACAAGGACCTGATGCAGCTCGTCGGACCGACGGTGCGGCTGTGGGACACCATGCGCGATCGCTGGATCGATGTCGCGGCCGTGCAGGCGCGGTTCGGTGTCGCCCCGGCCCAGGTCGGCGACGTGATCGCCTTGATGGGCGACGCCAGCGACAACATCCCCGGCGTCACCGGCATCGGCGAGAAGACGGCAACCGCCCTGGTGCGCGCGTTCGGTTCAGTCGAGGGCGTGCTCGATCACCTCGAAGCGGTCGCCCAGCTTCCGCTGCGCGGCGCCAAGGCGGTCGCGGCCCGCCTCTCGGCCGAGGCCGACGCGGCGCGGCTCAGCAAGCGGCTCGTGCAGGTGCGCCACGACGTGCCGCTCAGCGTCGCGCTCGAGGATCTGCGGGCCCGCAGCCCGGATGTCGACGCGGCGCGCGCGCTTTTCACCGAGCTCGGCTTCGAGAGCCTGCTGCGCCAGCTCGCCGCCGAGGCTCCGGCGCTCACCGTCGACCTGCGGCGCTTGGAGTCGGCCGGCGAGGTCGCCGCGTTCTTCGCCGAGGCGGGGCGCGCCGGGTGGGTGGGGCTGTCGACCTTGTGCGCCGCGGGCCCACCCGCGACCACGCCCGCCGGCGAATTGGTGATGAGCGCTGGCGCCGGCGGCGCGGTGCGCGTGCCTCTGGGCCCGGCGGAGACCCTGGCGGTTGCGCGCGCTGGGCTGGCGACCCCCGGGATGGAGACGCTCGGCCATGACCTGAAGCGCGATCTGCTGGCGCTGGCGGCGGCCGGGCTCCCGCTGCCGGGGCGACTCTTCGACGTCGCCATTGCCGCCGCGTTGGTGGACGTCACCGCCGCGCCGACGCTGGAGCGCCTCGCCGCCGATCTGCTGGGCGAGCGCCCGCCGCCGTATCGGGATGGGCCCGACGGCGCCGCCGCCGGCGTGACCCTGCTGCGGCCGCTCGCCGAGCGGCTGCGCAAGCAATTGGCGGCGGGCGAGCTGACGCGTCTGCTCGACGAGGTCGAGATGCCGTTGGTGCGCGTGCTGGCGGCGATGGAGCGTCGCGGCATGCTGGTCGACGTCGAGCATCTGCGCCGCCTCGGCGCCGAGTACGGGGAGCGCATGGACGCGCTGCTGCACGACATCCACGCGCTCGCCGGCGGCGAGTTCAACATCAACTCGCCGCCGCAGCTCCGCACGATCCTGTTCGAGCGGCTGCAGCTTTCCACCAAGGGGGTGAAGCGCGGCAAGACGGGGTTGTCCACCGACGTCGATGTCCTCACCCGCCTCGCCGCCCAGCACCCGCTGCCGGCCAAGATCCTCGACTACCGCGCCCTGTCGAAGCTCAAGTCGACCTATCTCGATGCACTGCCGGAAGCGGTGAATCCGGCCACCGGTCGTCTCCACACGAGCTTCAATCAGACCGGCGCGGCCACTGGCCGTCTGAGCTCCAGCGAGCCCAACCTGCAGAACATCCCGATCCGCGGCGAGGAGGGGCGCCGCATTCGCGCCGCTTTCGTGGCCCCGCCGGGCTCGGTGCTGATCGCCGCCGATTACTCGCAGATCGAGCTGCGCATCCTGGCGCATCTCTCTGGCGACCCAGCGCTCATCGACGCGTTCGCCAGCGGCCAGGACATCCACACCCGCACGGCCGCGGAGGTGTTCAACGTCCTCCCCGGGTTGGTCAGCGCCGATCAGCGGCGTGCCGCCAAGGTGATCAACTTTGGCATCCTCTACGGCATGGGGCCGCAGCGGCTGGCCGGCGAGCTCGGCATCCCGCTCGCTGAAGCGCAGGGATACATCGCGAGCTACTTCGCCCGCTACGCGGCCGTGCGCCAGTTCATGGAAGGGGTCGTGGCGTCGGCGCGGGCATGCGGCCATGCCACCACCATTCTCGGCCGGCGGCGGGCCATTCCCGAGCTGCGCAGCCGGGAACGGAGCGTGGCGCAGGCCGCCGAGCGGGTCGCCGCGAACACGCCCATTCAGGGGTCGGCAGCGGACCTCATCAAGCTGGCGATGGTACGGATCGACCGCCGCTTGGCGGAAGAGGAGGTGGCCGGGGGAATGATCCTGCAGGTGCATGACGAGCTGCTGCTCGAAGTGACCGAAGAGGATCGTGAACGGACGGCCGCCGTGGTGCGCGAGGAGATGGAAGGGGTGATGACGCTGGCGGTCCCGCTACGAGTCGACCTCGGCGTGGGCCACAACTGGGCGGAGGCCCACTGA
- a CDS encoding acyl-CoA dehydrogenase family protein — MAIDFTLGPELEDLRLRVRDFIQQVVKPGEERIGDPDKIERADYLRILLQMRSEAKAAGLWLPHMPAEWGGMGLGHVQLAMVQAEAAKAYYGPWVLNCQAPDEGNMHTLLHWGTAEQKEKYLRPLCDGVAMSCFAMTEPEVAGSDPTLIQTRAVLDGDHWVVNGHKWFISNARRAAFAILIARTEDTPDRPQAANTGFIVDIPSDGWHRVREIETMHGATGHSEIRIENLRIPAANMLGERGQGHRLGQYRLGPARLAHCMRWLAQAETALDMMVDRSLKRFAHGSLLAEKQGIQWMIADSTMELYQAKLMVLHAAYRIDNKLDFVSEVSMAKHFVANALGRIIDRSIQVHGALGYSTDTPLAHMYQHARWARFADGADEVHQMRIAQRTIAAYTKEGSTRTATGDLPL; from the coding sequence ATGGCCATCGATTTCACCCTCGGCCCGGAGCTCGAGGACCTGCGCCTGCGCGTGCGCGACTTCATCCAGCAGGTCGTGAAGCCGGGCGAGGAGAGGATCGGCGATCCCGACAAGATCGAGCGCGCCGACTACCTGCGGATCCTGCTGCAGATGCGCAGCGAGGCGAAAGCCGCCGGCCTCTGGTTGCCGCACATGCCGGCCGAGTGGGGGGGCATGGGGCTCGGCCACGTGCAGTTGGCGATGGTGCAGGCCGAGGCCGCCAAGGCCTACTACGGCCCGTGGGTCCTCAACTGCCAGGCCCCGGACGAGGGGAACATGCACACCCTGCTGCACTGGGGCACCGCGGAGCAGAAGGAGAAGTACCTGCGCCCGCTGTGCGACGGCGTGGCCATGAGCTGCTTCGCGATGACCGAACCGGAGGTCGCCGGCTCAGACCCCACCCTGATCCAGACCCGCGCCGTGCTCGACGGCGACCACTGGGTGGTCAACGGCCACAAGTGGTTCATCTCCAACGCCCGCCGCGCCGCGTTCGCCATCCTCATCGCGCGCACCGAGGACACCCCCGATCGGCCGCAGGCCGCCAATACCGGCTTCATCGTCGACATCCCGAGCGATGGCTGGCACCGCGTCCGCGAGATCGAGACCATGCACGGCGCGACCGGCCATTCCGAGATCCGCATCGAGAACCTGCGCATCCCCGCGGCCAACATGCTCGGCGAACGCGGCCAGGGACATCGACTCGGCCAGTACCGCCTCGGGCCGGCCCGCCTGGCGCACTGCATGCGCTGGCTGGCCCAGGCGGAGACGGCGCTGGACATGATGGTCGACCGCTCCCTCAAGCGCTTCGCGCACGGCTCGCTGCTGGCCGAGAAGCAGGGCATCCAGTGGATGATCGCCGACTCGACCATGGAACTGTACCAGGCCAAGCTGATGGTCCTGCACGCCGCCTACCGCATCGACAACAAGCTCGACTTCGTCTCCGAGGTGTCGATGGCGAAGCATTTCGTCGCCAACGCGCTCGGCCGCATCATCGACCGCTCGATCCAGGTCCACGGCGCCCTCGGGTACTCCACCGACACGCCGCTCGCCCACATGTACCAGCACGCGCGCTGGGCCCGTTTCGCGGACGGCGCCGACGAGGTGCACCAGATGCGCATCGCGCAGCGCACCATCGCCGCCTACACCAAGGAGGGCAGCACCCGCACCGCCACCGGGGATCTACCGCTCTGA
- the hisC gene encoding histidinol-phosphate transaminase: MARLDFIRPAVRAMAGYTPGEQPQGGGFIKLNTNENPYPPSPRVRVAIAACAGDDVRLYPDPMANALRDVAARRYDLPRDCIVAGNGSDDLLAIVMRACIDPGDLLAYPSPTYSLYDTLAEIAGARVERPPWAPGYALPAALAAAGARVTIVCNPNAPSGTFVAVEALAALARRLSGLLVVDEAYVDFAADSALGLVRRHDNVIVLRTLSKSFSLAGMRVGLAFGPAPVMAELGKVKDSYNLSRVSIAAGVAALEDYTVMQAHVVRVRATRDRLTEALRRRGYEVPDSHANFVLARRPGIDQRPVLEALKQRRILVRHFATPALRDALRISIGTDEEIDALLRALDELTARAC; the protein is encoded by the coding sequence ATGGCGCGCCTGGATTTCATCCGGCCGGCGGTGCGGGCGATGGCCGGCTACACGCCGGGGGAGCAGCCGCAGGGCGGCGGCTTCATCAAGCTCAACACCAACGAGAATCCCTACCCGCCGTCGCCGCGGGTGCGGGTGGCGATTGCCGCCTGTGCCGGCGACGATGTGCGGCTGTATCCCGATCCGATGGCCAACGCGCTGCGCGACGTCGCGGCGCGCCGCTACGATCTGCCGCGGGACTGCATCGTCGCCGGCAACGGGTCCGACGATCTGCTCGCGATCGTCATGCGGGCCTGCATCGATCCCGGCGACCTGCTCGCCTATCCCTCCCCGACCTACAGCCTCTACGATACGCTGGCCGAGATCGCCGGCGCCCGCGTCGAACGCCCGCCGTGGGCGCCCGGATACGCGCTGCCCGCGGCGTTGGCGGCCGCGGGGGCGCGCGTCACCATCGTCTGCAATCCCAACGCGCCCTCCGGCACGTTCGTCGCGGTGGAGGCGCTCGCGGCGCTGGCGCGCCGGCTCAGCGGCCTGTTGGTGGTCGACGAGGCGTACGTGGACTTCGCCGCCGACTCGGCGCTCGGGCTGGTCCGCCGGCACGACAACGTCATCGTCCTGCGCACGCTGTCGAAATCGTTCTCGCTCGCCGGCATGCGCGTTGGCCTAGCGTTCGGTCCGGCCCCGGTGATGGCCGAGCTCGGCAAGGTGAAGGACTCGTACAACCTGAGCCGGGTCAGCATCGCCGCCGGCGTCGCCGCGCTCGAGGACTACACGGTGATGCAGGCCCACGTCGTCCGCGTGCGCGCGACGCGCGATCGCCTCACCGAGGCGCTCCGCCGCCGCGGCTACGAGGTGCCGGACAGCCACGCCAACTTCGTGCTGGCGCGCCGGCCGGGCATCGACCAGCGCCCGGTCCTCGAAGCGCTCAAGCAGCGCCGCATCCTCGTGCGCCACTTCGCCACCCCCGCGCTGCGCGATGCGCTGCGGATCTCGATCGGCACGGACGAGGAGATCGACGCGTTGCTGCGCGCGCTCGACGAGCTGACCGCTCGGGCGTGCTGA
- a CDS encoding DUF4340 domain-containing protein, producing MRARYTIVLALILVGLGAYLYFVESKQQAESEKKQALLDVKPDDVAGLTLTYGDHEIALEQRDGVWRMTKPVEAAADDLAVKNLVRAIADVEVKKSIDDPPQDLLPFGLAPPFVTIAITTRDGTAVPAIKVGKTTAVSYSTYVQRADKPAVLLAPSSFRSGVDKQPKDLRDKTIVGFNDADVTAVTLSASDGNAVELAKKDGNWWIEQPARYRADNNAVRALLSTVRNLRATDFANDNPAPADLATYGLTPPQRQLALRAGADKTITLDVGNATDQGLYVKSSDRPTVFVVGKWVQSDLSKGVNELRDKTLLTFDPTAAAAIAVSRADGADFTLVSKDGQWALEGASAPTNPATAQAFVGALSRLAGAQVLADSATDLAAYGLAPPAITIRVTGSDGERLATVRIGSMTPHPPATQYTAQREGDPAVMQLGEFQFNQVDKKPDDFTRPPRPPAGMPPGMEGMPDDEAAPLDEEE from the coding sequence ATGCGTGCCCGTTACACCATCGTCCTGGCGCTGATCCTGGTCGGCCTCGGCGCCTACCTGTACTTCGTCGAGTCGAAACAGCAGGCGGAGAGCGAGAAGAAGCAGGCGCTCCTCGATGTGAAGCCAGACGACGTCGCCGGCCTCACCCTCACCTACGGCGACCACGAGATCGCCCTCGAGCAGCGCGACGGCGTCTGGCGCATGACCAAGCCGGTCGAGGCCGCCGCCGACGACTTGGCGGTGAAGAATCTGGTGCGCGCCATCGCCGACGTCGAGGTGAAAAAGTCCATCGACGACCCGCCGCAGGACCTGCTCCCGTTCGGGCTCGCCCCGCCATTCGTCACCATCGCCATCACCACCAGGGACGGCACGGCGGTGCCGGCGATCAAGGTCGGCAAGACGACCGCGGTCAGCTATTCCACCTACGTTCAGCGCGCCGACAAGCCAGCGGTCCTCCTGGCCCCATCGAGCTTCCGCAGCGGCGTCGACAAGCAGCCCAAGGACCTGCGCGACAAGACGATCGTCGGCTTCAACGATGCCGACGTCACCGCCGTCACCCTCAGTGCCAGCGACGGCAATGCCGTCGAGCTGGCGAAGAAGGACGGCAACTGGTGGATCGAGCAGCCGGCCCGTTACCGCGCCGACAACAACGCGGTGCGCGCGCTGTTGTCGACCGTGCGCAACCTGCGCGCGACCGACTTCGCCAACGACAACCCCGCGCCCGCGGATCTCGCCACCTACGGGCTCACGCCGCCGCAGCGCCAGCTCGCGCTGCGCGCCGGCGCCGACAAGACGATCACCCTCGACGTCGGCAACGCAACCGACCAGGGGCTGTACGTGAAGTCGAGCGACCGGCCGACCGTTTTCGTGGTCGGCAAGTGGGTGCAGAGCGATCTGAGCAAGGGCGTGAACGAGCTGCGCGACAAGACACTGCTCACCTTCGACCCGACGGCGGCCGCCGCCATCGCCGTCAGCCGCGCCGACGGCGCCGATTTCACGCTCGTGTCCAAGGATGGACAGTGGGCGCTCGAGGGCGCGAGCGCGCCCACCAATCCGGCGACGGCGCAGGCCTTCGTCGGCGCGCTCAGTCGACTCGCTGGCGCGCAGGTGCTCGCGGACTCGGCGACGGACCTGGCCGCCTACGGCCTCGCCCCGCCGGCGATCACCATCCGCGTCACCGGCAGCGACGGCGAGCGCCTCGCCACGGTGCGCATCGGCTCGATGACGCCACATCCGCCCGCGACCCAGTACACGGCGCAGCGCGAGGGCGACCCCGCGGTGATGCAGCTTGGCGAGTTCCAGTTCAACCAGGTGGACAAGAAGCCGGACGACTTCACCCGCCCGCCGCGGCCGCCAGCCGGCATGCCTCCCGGTATGGAGGGCATGCCAGACGACGAGGCCGCGCCGCTCGACGAGGAAGAGTGA
- a CDS encoding ATP-binding cassette domain-containing protein encodes MIEVRELTKRYGDLVAVDRVSFTARKGEVVGFLGPNGAGKTTTMRIITGFLPATQGTVKVENFDIFDDSHEVRKRTGYLPENPPLYADMTVTSYLQFVGRIKGIPRAALDDAVDRALQRCGLTGVTRRVLGHLSKGYRQRVGLAQAIIHEPSVLVLDEPTIGLDPRQIVDIRALVRELAAERTVILSTHILQEVVQICQKVVIINEGRVVVEEQIDTLTQGATLEEVFMRYISRGRGEEATA; translated from the coding sequence ATGATCGAGGTTCGCGAGCTGACGAAGCGCTACGGAGACCTGGTCGCGGTCGATCGCGTCTCCTTCACCGCCCGCAAGGGCGAGGTGGTCGGATTCCTGGGCCCCAACGGGGCCGGCAAAACCACCACGATGCGCATCATCACTGGATTCCTGCCCGCCACCCAGGGAACGGTCAAAGTCGAGAACTTCGACATCTTCGACGATTCGCACGAGGTGCGGAAGCGCACCGGCTACCTGCCCGAGAACCCGCCGCTCTACGCCGACATGACGGTGACGAGCTATCTGCAGTTCGTCGGCCGGATCAAAGGCATCCCGCGCGCCGCGCTCGATGACGCGGTCGACCGCGCCCTACAGCGCTGCGGGCTCACCGGCGTGACCCGGCGGGTGCTGGGGCACCTCTCGAAGGGCTACCGACAGCGCGTCGGCCTCGCCCAGGCGATCATCCACGAGCCCAGCGTGCTCGTGTTGGACGAGCCCACCATCGGCCTCGACCCGCGCCAGATCGTCGACATCCGTGCCCTGGTGCGCGAGCTCGCGGCCGAACGCACGGTCATCCTCTCCACCCACATTCTCCAGGAGGTCGTGCAGATCTGCCAGAAGGTGGTGATCATCAACGAGGGGCGCGTGGTGGTCGAGGAGCAGATCGACACGCTGACGCAGGGGGCGACGCTGGAAGAGGTCTTCATGCGCTACATCAGCCGCGGTCGCGGCGAGGAGGCGACGGCATGA
- a CDS encoding ABC transporter permease, giving the protein MRNILAIAAKDLRSQFVSPIAYVVLTGFLLLGGWFFFNLLARFNVLLNLYLSFRNPEAMQRLNLNDFVIAPLLHNLSVILVILVPVITMRSFAEEKRSGTYELLMTSPLSVTEIVLGKFFGAFAFVFFMLLLTGIYPLILVLYGNPEIGVLLSGFLGLLLLATAFVAVGLLTSSFTENQIIAAVSCLVALLLLYVISWPADTAGETMGAVLKYVSLTEHFSELVKGVIDTRDLAYFGSVIVLALFLTQRSVESLRWR; this is encoded by the coding sequence ATGAGGAACATCCTCGCCATCGCCGCCAAGGACCTGCGCTCGCAGTTCGTCTCGCCGATCGCCTACGTGGTGCTCACGGGTTTTCTGCTGCTCGGCGGCTGGTTCTTCTTCAACCTGCTGGCGCGCTTCAACGTCCTGCTCAACCTCTATCTCAGCTTCCGCAACCCTGAGGCCATGCAGCGGCTGAACCTCAACGACTTCGTCATCGCGCCGCTGCTCCACAATCTCTCGGTCATCCTCGTCATCCTCGTGCCGGTGATCACCATGCGCAGCTTCGCCGAGGAGAAGCGCAGCGGCACCTACGAGCTGCTGATGACCTCGCCCCTGTCGGTCACCGAGATCGTCCTCGGCAAGTTCTTCGGGGCCTTTGCCTTCGTCTTCTTCATGCTGCTGCTCACCGGCATCTACCCGCTGATCCTGGTCCTCTACGGCAATCCGGAGATCGGCGTGCTGCTCAGCGGCTTCCTCGGCCTGCTGCTGCTCGCCACCGCGTTCGTCGCCGTCGGGCTGCTGACCTCGTCGTTCACCGAGAACCAGATCATCGCCGCCGTGAGCTGTCTCGTCGCCCTGCTGCTCCTCTACGTGATCTCCTGGCCGGCTGACACCGCCGGCGAGACCATGGGCGCGGTGCTCAAGTACGTCTCGCTCACCGAGCACTTCTCCGAGTTGGTGAAGGGCGTGATCGACACCCGCGACCTGGCGTACTTCGGCAGCGTCATCGTCCTGGCGCTGTTCCTCACCCAGCGCTCGGTCGAGTCGCTGCGCTGGAGGTAG
- a CDS encoding GldG family protein, which produces MRRSSGLFGLIGVILLLFAGVALVLTRGETIFDVIYIAVHGVFGVLLLIAYFSTGIDSLRTFLGERSTRYGTNTVVASLLFIAILGVLNFLAYRHHHRFDLTSEKVFSLSPQSVQLLQGLTQDLRLEAFVEGGANPEIEDLLRNYRAASDRVTVRMIDPDREPELAERYGIKAYNTVRLQYGEASNQVTQPTEENLTNAIIKITRTTSRTVCVVEGHGEPDLNDRESPRGYALFKQALENETYQVKPLLLATVDQIPADCSIVAVAGPTRPFLAQELPLLDAYLKGGGRLLFLLPPRKAEEFVAFLKPYGIALGEDVVVDQVVRLFQGPALGLTPLVETYDATHEITRALKGRTIFPMTRSVSAAEGTAGVKATELAKTSPSSWAETDLVGLFENQQATLDPADRKGPVPVAVAAELDLKQLGGSGGEARIAVFGSSDFASNQNLEGTFYNQDLLLNTVGWLAGQSDLVSIRPRAMRASRVSFTEREGTAIFYLSVLVLPELLLLAGLLVWWRRE; this is translated from the coding sequence GTGCGGCGCAGCAGCGGCCTGTTCGGCCTCATCGGCGTCATCCTCCTGCTCTTCGCCGGCGTCGCGCTGGTCCTCACGCGCGGCGAGACGATCTTCGACGTCATCTACATCGCCGTGCACGGCGTCTTCGGCGTGCTGCTGCTGATCGCCTACTTCAGCACCGGCATCGACAGCCTCCGCACCTTCCTCGGCGAGCGCTCGACCCGCTATGGCACCAACACCGTCGTCGCCTCGCTGCTGTTCATCGCCATCCTCGGCGTGCTCAACTTCCTCGCCTACCGCCACCACCACCGCTTCGACCTGACGAGCGAGAAGGTCTTCAGCCTCTCGCCGCAGTCGGTGCAGTTGCTCCAAGGGCTCACCCAGGACCTCCGGCTGGAGGCCTTCGTCGAGGGCGGCGCCAACCCCGAAATCGAGGACCTGCTGCGCAATTACCGCGCAGCGTCGGACAGGGTGACTGTCCGCATGATCGATCCCGATCGCGAGCCCGAATTGGCCGAGCGCTACGGCATCAAGGCGTACAACACCGTGCGCCTGCAGTACGGCGAGGCGTCCAACCAGGTGACGCAGCCCACCGAGGAGAACCTCACCAACGCGATCATCAAGATCACCCGCACCACTTCGCGCACCGTGTGCGTGGTCGAGGGACACGGGGAGCCCGACCTCAACGACCGCGAAAGCCCGCGCGGCTACGCGCTCTTCAAGCAGGCGCTGGAGAACGAAACCTACCAGGTGAAGCCGCTGCTGCTGGCGACCGTCGACCAGATCCCCGCCGATTGCAGCATCGTCGCGGTCGCCGGCCCCACCCGGCCTTTCCTGGCGCAGGAGCTGCCACTCCTCGACGCCTACCTGAAGGGCGGGGGCCGCCTGCTCTTCCTGTTGCCGCCGCGGAAGGCCGAGGAGTTCGTGGCGTTCCTCAAGCCGTACGGCATCGCGCTCGGCGAGGATGTCGTCGTCGACCAGGTGGTGCGACTGTTCCAGGGCCCGGCGCTCGGCCTGACCCCCTTGGTGGAGACGTACGACGCCACACACGAGATCACGAGGGCACTCAAGGGGCGCACCATCTTCCCGATGACCCGATCGGTTTCGGCAGCCGAGGGCACGGCCGGCGTGAAGGCGACGGAGCTGGCGAAGACCAGCCCCTCGAGCTGGGCCGAGACCGATCTCGTGGGCCTGTTCGAGAATCAGCAGGCGACGCTCGATCCGGCCGACCGCAAGGGACCCGTACCCGTCGCCGTCGCCGCCGAGCTCGACCTCAAGCAACTGGGCGGTAGCGGCGGCGAGGCGCGGATCGCCGTGTTCGGATCGAGCGACTTCGCCAGCAACCAGAATCTCGAGGGAACCTTCTACAACCAGGACCTGCTGCTCAACACGGTCGGCTGGCTGGCCGGGCAGTCCGATCTCGTCTCGATCCGCCCGCGCGCCATGCGCGCCTCGCGGGTGTCGTTCACCGAGCGCGAGGGCACCGCCATCTTCTACCTGTCGGTGCTGGTGCTGCCGGAGCTGCTCCTGCTCGCCGGCCTCCTCGTCTGGTGGCGCCGCGAGTAG
- a CDS encoding Gfo/Idh/MocA family oxidoreductase, whose amino-acid sequence MTPLRIGVLGAARITPMALLRPARRVPEAAITAVAARDPARARAFAARHGIPRVHDSYAALVADPEIDAIYNPLPNSHHCEWTIRALEAGKHVLCEKPLASNAGEARQMAEAAGRSGRRLVEAFHWRFHPLAARMREVVDSGVLGTVRHVEATMCIPLPLPNDIRYRFELAGGATMDVGCYTISVVRFLAGSEPEVLSATARLARPDVDRAMTAELAFPGGVSGRITCSLFSLRLLKVEAIVRGDRGEMRVFNPYLPQLYHRLSLRTAAGRTSERVAGDATYTHQLRAFVAAVRDGTPTPTDPPHAIANMAVIDAVYRKAGLPLRGPSPASE is encoded by the coding sequence ATGACTCCCCTCCGTATCGGCGTGCTCGGCGCGGCTCGCATCACCCCGATGGCACTGCTCCGTCCAGCCCGCCGCGTGCCCGAGGCGGCGATCACCGCCGTCGCGGCGCGCGATCCGGCGCGGGCCCGCGCGTTCGCCGCCAGGCACGGGATCCCGCGCGTCCACGATTCGTATGCCGCCCTCGTCGCCGATCCCGAGATCGACGCCATCTACAACCCACTCCCCAACAGTCATCACTGCGAGTGGACGATCCGCGCCCTCGAGGCCGGCAAGCACGTGCTCTGCGAGAAGCCGCTGGCCAGCAACGCCGGCGAAGCGCGGCAGATGGCGGAGGCCGCCGGACGCAGCGGGCGGCGCCTGGTCGAGGCCTTCCACTGGCGATTCCATCCGCTGGCGGCGCGCATGCGCGAGGTGGTCGACTCCGGCGTCCTCGGGACGGTGCGCCACGTCGAGGCGACGATGTGCATCCCGCTGCCGTTGCCGAACGACATCCGCTACCGCTTCGAGCTCGCCGGCGGCGCGACCATGGACGTCGGCTGCTACACCATCAGCGTTGTCCGCTTCCTCGCCGGCAGCGAGCCCGAGGTCCTGTCGGCGACCGCGCGGCTGGCGCGGCCCGACGTCGATCGCGCGATGACCGCCGAGCTGGCGTTTCCCGGCGGCGTCAGCGGGCGCATCACCTGCTCGCTGTTCTCCCTCCGCCTCCTGAAGGTCGAGGCGATCGTCCGCGGCGATCGCGGCGAGATGCGCGTCTTCAACCCGTACCTGCCGCAGCTCTACCACCGCCTCAGCCTGCGCACCGCGGCCGGCAGGACGTCCGAGCGCGTCGCCGGCGACGCCACCTACACGCACCAGTTGCGCGCCTTCGTCGCCGCCGTCCGCGACGGCACGCCGACGCCGACCGATCCGCCGCACGCGATCGCCAACATGGCGGTGATCGATGCCGTGTACCGGAAGGCGGGACTGCCGCTCAGGGGCCCGTCACCCGCGAGCGAGTGA